From the genome of Bordetella sp. H567, one region includes:
- a CDS encoding sodium:calcium antiporter, whose translation MISTFLLFFAAAAAIYLACEYFVNGVEWVGHRLELGATAVGTVLAAFGTALPESAVTFMAVVFGATPDQKDIGVGAAMGGPLVLSTLAYAVVGLSLLRLRRRQPAGANDPCIKADQQRLARDQGWFMGIFVFKVGLGLLAFAWKPWLGILFLMAYALYVKRELSAEDTFSEADVLEPLKFRPRDAEPTMGWACLQTVLALVVIAIASRVFVVQIEALGEFMGASPHVAALLLAPVATELPEIMNAIIWVRQGKERLALANISGAMMIQATIPSALGIFLTPWLLDGTLIAAGLFTMLSIGVLWLRFRQEAMSLRTLSAVGGLYALFAGYIGWHFYA comes from the coding sequence ATGATTTCCACGTTCCTGCTGTTCTTTGCCGCGGCCGCCGCGATCTATCTCGCGTGCGAATACTTCGTCAATGGCGTCGAATGGGTTGGCCACCGGCTCGAGCTGGGCGCGACGGCGGTGGGGACCGTGCTGGCGGCGTTCGGCACCGCCCTGCCCGAGAGTGCCGTCACCTTCATGGCCGTGGTGTTCGGCGCGACGCCGGACCAGAAGGATATCGGCGTGGGCGCGGCGATGGGCGGGCCCCTGGTGCTGTCCACGTTGGCTTATGCGGTGGTGGGCCTGTCGCTGCTGCGCCTGCGTAGACGGCAGCCGGCCGGCGCCAACGATCCCTGTATCAAGGCCGACCAGCAGCGGCTGGCGCGCGACCAGGGCTGGTTCATGGGCATATTCGTCTTCAAGGTCGGGCTGGGGCTGCTGGCCTTCGCCTGGAAGCCCTGGCTGGGCATCCTTTTCCTGATGGCCTACGCGCTGTACGTCAAGCGCGAGCTGTCCGCCGAGGACACCTTTTCCGAAGCCGACGTCCTGGAACCGCTGAAGTTCAGGCCACGCGACGCGGAGCCCACGATGGGCTGGGCCTGCCTGCAGACCGTGCTGGCTCTGGTGGTGATCGCGATCGCGTCGCGCGTCTTTGTGGTGCAGATCGAAGCCCTGGGCGAATTCATGGGCGCCAGCCCGCATGTGGCGGCCCTCCTGCTGGCGCCCGTCGCCACTGAGCTGCCCGAAATCATGAACGCCATCATCTGGGTCCGCCAGGGCAAGGAACGGCTGGCCTTGGCGAATATTTCCGGCGCCATGATGATCCAGGCCACCATCCCCAGCGCCCTGGGTATCTTCCTGACCCCCTGGCTGCTGGACGGCACGTTGATCGCCGCGGGGCTCTTCACCATGTTGTCCATCGGCGTTCTTTGGTTGCGCTTCCGCCAGGAGGCCATGAGCCTGCGCACCCTGTCCGCCGTGGGCGGCCTGTATGCGTTGTTCGCCGGTTACATCGGCTGGCATTTTTACGCCTGA
- a CDS encoding porin: protein MKQYVLSAALASAALFYPAMGHADDEDPAGTHVTLYGLIDLAVASQHTSGQGTHNGMLTGGQTDSLWGMRGREDLDAGWHASFQLETGFNAGNGLVEDDSNRLFNYNAWVGLGQDAIGEVRLGRQSTIGRQFGNQLEQAGWKDMGLGATFKASDNFQFDNTVNYLSPAFGGLQLGLGYSFNADDSSASGFRTANNNRAYSVGLRYEQGPLLAIATWDQMRLGAVQAGGARPRALQLGMAYDFEVVKIAVAWSRQQDGYVGLDGADPDGFGVDVGPAAFVHGGRVDAWFVGATVPVGAGSVVVQWSPAKPSWSWQDGSRARTAQVGTLGYIYPLSKRTSVYTFAGYARNYTLDNQFDPDNSHTTRVAMGITHQF from the coding sequence ATGAAGCAATACGTTTTATCCGCCGCGCTTGCCAGCGCGGCTTTGTTTTATCCGGCGATGGGCCACGCGGACGACGAAGACCCCGCGGGTACCCACGTCACCCTGTATGGTTTGATCGATCTGGCCGTCGCCAGCCAGCACACCTCCGGCCAGGGCACACACAACGGCATGCTGACCGGTGGCCAGACGGACTCGTTGTGGGGAATGCGCGGCAGGGAGGATCTGGATGCGGGCTGGCATGCGTCCTTCCAGCTGGAAACCGGGTTCAACGCCGGCAACGGCCTGGTAGAGGACGACAGTAACCGCCTCTTCAATTACAACGCCTGGGTGGGGCTGGGCCAGGATGCAATCGGTGAAGTGCGCCTGGGGCGGCAGTCCACCATCGGCCGGCAGTTCGGGAACCAGCTGGAACAGGCGGGCTGGAAGGACATGGGCTTGGGCGCGACCTTCAAGGCATCGGACAACTTCCAGTTCGACAACACGGTCAACTATCTTTCGCCGGCTTTCGGCGGGCTGCAGCTGGGCCTGGGGTATTCCTTCAACGCGGACGACAGTAGCGCGTCCGGATTCCGCACGGCCAACAACAACCGCGCCTACAGCGTCGGCTTGCGCTACGAGCAGGGTCCGTTGCTGGCGATCGCCACCTGGGACCAGATGCGCCTGGGCGCCGTCCAGGCGGGGGGCGCGCGGCCGCGTGCGCTTCAGCTCGGCATGGCCTACGATTTCGAGGTCGTGAAAATCGCCGTGGCCTGGAGCCGCCAGCAGGACGGCTACGTCGGCCTGGACGGTGCCGATCCGGACGGCTTTGGGGTGGATGTCGGCCCGGCCGCCTTCGTCCATGGCGGCCGTGTGGATGCCTGGTTTGTGGGCGCGACAGTGCCGGTGGGCGCGGGTAGCGTAGTCGTGCAGTGGTCCCCGGCCAAGCCATCGTGGTCGTGGCAGGACGGCAGCCGTGCACGCACGGCCCAGGTGGGGACGCTGGGCTACATCTATCCGCTATCCAAGCGGACCAGCGTGTATACCTTCGCGGGCTATGCGCGCAACTACACGCTGGACAACCAGTTCGATCCGGACAATTCACATACGACACGCGTGGCCATGGGTATCACGCACCAGTTCTAG
- a CDS encoding cytochrome c oxidase assembly protein, with translation MLLLDWLTPWEFSPTLVALFAAGAILFVRGARVHHVSAVRKALFWSGMVLLYLSLHTRLDYYAERMFFIHRIQHLVLHHLGPLIVMAAYPGSAMRAGLPSGARRWLHRFRASLVGRGVEAVLTHRILVPVLFVFLVVVWLLPTVQFYSMLDWRLYRLMNWSVVVTGFLYWNLILDRRPRPPAAMSPGGRVISPIFTMAPQMVAGAYIALTQRDLYPLFELCGRAIPMPALMDQSIGGLTMWIPAALVELIGLLVALGSLMRLSGKGRLPARKRRGRVGMAAPPAIR, from the coding sequence GTGCTGCTGCTCGATTGGCTCACTCCCTGGGAGTTCTCACCGACGCTGGTAGCCCTTTTCGCTGCCGGCGCGATCTTGTTCGTGCGCGGCGCACGCGTGCACCATGTATCGGCCGTGCGCAAGGCGCTGTTCTGGAGCGGGATGGTGCTGCTCTACCTGTCGCTGCACACGCGCCTGGATTATTACGCGGAACGGATGTTTTTCATCCACCGCATCCAGCACCTGGTGCTGCATCACCTCGGCCCCCTGATCGTCATGGCGGCGTATCCCGGCTCCGCCATGCGTGCTGGCCTGCCGTCTGGCGCCCGGCGCTGGCTGCATCGCTTTCGCGCCAGCCTCGTCGGCCGCGGCGTGGAGGCCGTGCTGACGCACCGGATCCTGGTGCCCGTGCTCTTCGTCTTCCTGGTCGTGGTGTGGCTGTTGCCGACGGTGCAGTTCTATTCCATGCTGGACTGGCGCCTGTACCGCCTGATGAACTGGTCCGTGGTGGTCACCGGTTTCCTGTATTGGAACCTGATCCTGGACCGGCGTCCGCGGCCGCCCGCCGCCATGTCGCCCGGGGGGCGCGTGATATCGCCGATCTTCACGATGGCGCCGCAGATGGTGGCGGGCGCGTATATCGCGCTGACGCAGCGCGATCTCTATCCCTTGTTCGAATTGTGCGGCCGGGCCATACCCATGCCGGCGCTGATGGACCAGAGCATAGGCGGCCTGACGATGTGGATACCAGCGGCGCTGGTGGAATTGATCGGCCTGCTGGTGGCGCTGGGCAGCCTGATGCGCTTGTCCGGCAAGGGCCGGCTGCCCGCGCGCAAGCGCCGCGGGCGGGTCGGGATGGCGGCACCGCCCGCCATCCGCTAG